A window of Daucus carota subsp. sativus chromosome 2, DH1 v3.0, whole genome shotgun sequence genomic DNA:
caaaattaagttatgaaattatattttatataaagtgGGAACGTTAAAATAAGTGCCAAGTAATGTTAAAAGaactataaataaatgagatggacggaaggagtaataatgacataaatgagtggtaaaatcaggaaaaattataattagaattctaaaaattcatcaaattatCAATATGAAATCAATAACTTCAAACAATTTATCATCTACAATCAATTCTCAAGTAAAATtgagtcaagtgatactatatttttgtggagtcttaaaataatttatgaaactaaatttctagcttcttaaaatacgtgttaaACTCTCttacttcaaggtaaactacccATGGGACATATATctgattatatataatgttatagacacatatcatatcatcataatattgcagactaccactatatttttagaaaaataacatattgttaataatcaaatcaaaacctaacgttagtgaccaAAAAATCCAACCTTTTCTTTTGATAGAAAAAAAACCAACGTTAAATtcaaacattaattttattcaaaaaaataaaataaaataaatttttaaactaaattttttGGGAGTTTCGAAATGtgtgtccaactctcgtcctccaaggtgAACTACCTAGCACACATATATACTATTACAtgtaaagatatagacacatatcagatcaccgtaatattgcagactaacactatattttaataatgctaaaaagaataacacagTGTTAATACTCAAATTCGAATCTAACGTTAGTGATCAAAAAATCCGAacttaacattagtgacaaaaaagaaaaaattatagttcagtggtagatttttaaataattataaattggatggcaaaaaaatctaatttCACAAAACAAAAGGTGTGAAAGGCAGGTAACGCATTCCATGCGTTCCACTTACGGAATTTACAAGAATTTATTCTACTGCATTATTAAGAGCAATATTCGTAGATCACCATACTGCACAGTACCACGTGATTTATTTATCAAACACTTAATAAATCTTTCCTTTTTAAATCCGCTTTTTGACCAACAATTATTCCTCAAATTTCTTAGCTAACTTCGCCCAACACATGTACGGGTCCTTTGATTTGGATTTATCTGATATTATGTATGAGATTTGTTCATTTCTAAGCTTATACTTGATAtttagttgaattttttttttcatgaaactcGTTCCTCACACACTAGAACTCATATCTTATAGGGatggtttttttattttgtatattaatggtttgtatttgaacaatgAGGAAGGGATATAATTGCTCGAATACAAATGATTAtgacaaaaattgaaaaataagaatataaaaaCCGTCTATATTATATGAGCACTCACCTAGGACCCACACCAATCCCACTTAGTTATTATGAGCCCGCTGCAATCTCGTCAAGGCTCTATGCAAGTTTTAAACATGCTCTAAATAGCTCTAAGAGCCAAAGCTTGGCCATCACAATCTCAATAGATCTCGCTCCGATCTTACTAAGCCCATCTCTGAATCCATCATCGACCCCAAAATTTTTCTTGTTCTACTTAATTATAATAGTTtgtatttagtttttattttagtgattCGCATTGAAATAATTATCTACATGTACACATATACGTGCGTGCGCATGTGTTTTTGTGTGAgagcaaatataaaaaatgattgcTCATGAACaactttttaattcaaaaataagattttgattgagagaaaatgttaaaatataatgattCCGACAATTTATAACATCTTAAGACATATATGAAGACACATTaagtttcaaaaatttatttgtaaatCCAATCCTCATGATTTGTAACAACTGCACTTTAATTActgtatttttgaataattgcACAACACATGCTCTTACAAAAATTAGCATTGCACAATAAACTCCCTAGACCAACATCCATCAAGTTTAACAGTTACTATCCATTTTATCGAGGGTAATTTAGAGAAGAACAATTCTTACGGTCATCTCTCCCATTCTCCCCATATATGCATAAACtttaatgtttttattatgAGTTTATTGCAAAACGCATCCCATTGGATTTTCGAAAATTCACTTTTAGACATATACTTTATATAATTGCACTTTGCACCATGTTGGTTCGTTTGGCgcgtcactttgcaccccttccgTTAAGTTTGACTGTTAAGGTTAAAAGTATCGGGGGTAGTTcgggaatttttaaaaaaaaattaatttaaccagattttattttattttttgaccttctaaacgatattttttgaaaaatcttaaaaaacgaaagttgtagagaacgaAAAAATCCCTTTacaacaataaaattcaaaattattgaaatcttttttgtaattttttaataaattacgaaaatcagagatcttgtaaaaattcgtaataaattcaatcaatttcagattttaatgatttttgatGATTCGGAAGACTCTTTCGATTGCCTATAACTTTCGTTCATGTTGTTTCCACATAttatgtttcaaaatattttcgAAATAATGTttacaactcattttttagttttaaattcaattaaaatagGTTTTAATTGATTCTAGCttcgaaataaaatttgaaagttaTAGGCAATTGAAAGTGTTTTCCGAATCATCAAAATCATCGAAATCGAAAATTAGTTGAATTTATTACGACtttttataagatattaaatttttgtaatttattaaacaattacaaaaaagatttcaataattttgaattttattgttttaaaaggatcttttcgttctctacaactttcattctttaagatttttcaaaaattatcgtttagagggtcaaaaaaataaaacaaaatctggttaaattaattttttttaaaattcccgAACTACCCCTGAGACTTTTAACCTTAACAGTCAAATTTAAcggaaggggtgcaaagtgaggCGCCAAACGAACCAACAGGGTGCAAAgtgcaattatataaaatatatgtttaaaagTGATTTTTCGAAAATCCAGTGGGTTGCGTTTTGCAATAAactcttttattatttaagtCTTAACtattttttccttttcaagTTTCTCTCTTCACAACAGATGGGTGAGCAATGTTTTTTCGGAAATCGGGTTGTGGCCAGAATAATAGTAAAGTTTAAAGTCTCAAAATCTCACAGATTTACATATAAGATATGgaactaaattaattttaaatacgtgattttttaaaaagataattatataGACATGCAGGtcgtatatttttatgtatCGGGTGAAAACGACAGCCCGTACGTGAAACAGCAGCATAAAAAAGGGTTGGAGATTAATGATTGATGCAAATGCTCACATTCCAATATCAACAACTACCACGTGAGATGCTAAATTCGATGGAGGAGCAGCATGTCCCAAGTCCCAACTCGCACTTATTATTTCCAGGACAGATatttcttcctcttcttttgTTTAAACTAACTTCGATGCACACCATGAGACCATAAATGCTGCTACTGCAAAACTTGTTGGTTAGTTTCACAGTGTGCATTTTCGCATAGTAATGCTGCATTGAGGTATTCTTgacaaaaaataagaaattttttggGATTGAGCTGGTTTACCTCGGGAAAGGTATTCTCAAGaaaaagattaaatattttatactcGTAAAATAATACTCGTCGTCCCATTCATTTCAATAccgtttttattttgaaatgtaCAGAAtagttaataatataaaatattgttacactttccttttcattatctctatgttataataatataaatgactATTACACTCTTTACTTTCATTCACTATTtcagatataatatttattgaatttttacatatttttttgatattcgTGTCTTAActcaatgtatacaattgattaGGATGATGGATAAGTGAAAGAGGTATTTtctattcaaattaaaaaaattcttaaaaagaACTAAATTGGAATTTACTAGCAACTTAGATTTGTtagtatttagaaaaaaaaataacccTTTTTAATGTTACTGAAAAACGAAtttttttatactaatttttaatttcatacgattttcaaaaaaatttcatacGATTTTCAAATCATATACAACTGAAACCAATCttaatgttaaaaatatttcatcTTTCTCGAAAACTAACTAGtggagaagccgcgcgttgcggcggcctataaaaaattatattaattatttaatattaatatttgtttttaataccgtataaacagccttcacttatcgttgagGAAGAACCGCatcaccgagttagaaatcgagtaagagaactctCACCAGAGAGAAcgcaatattaatatttgtttttaataccgtataaacagccttcacttccaccgagttagaaatcgattAAGAGAACTCTCACCAGAGAGAACgcagcgatgtgagaggcgccacctacacgctcctcgcttctcctttaaaaatcgagcaagagaactatcaccaaagatattgagagagaggaggttgtgtttagatgatccaaaaccctacaatctatgggggtatttataggcgcagagagacttgtgtgctactctttcccataattaaataatctgaaacaaaatcatattaaaactttcaagttactatattccataaataatctgtctttctcATAatcaaataatctgaaacaaaatcagattaaaactttcaagctgctatattccataaataatttgaaacaaaatcagattctgaaacttgcttccaatatatccgaaactaaaaaaggtatttctaatttttgatatttttcatctgaaaaatccagaaaattggaaaaatagaacggagcgatgtgagaggcgccacctacacgcccctcgcttctcctttatatatgtatattgatgattgatttgcATTTGATCGCGACtggtataaaaaaaattgtatctagttattttttttcatcgaaaattatattttcacaactatttttaaaaatggtCAAACATTTATCCATAAAAAAATTTCTGACTTAAGGCAATCAAAAGGGTGGGTAAATCACAGTGTTTGTTTCTTTGGTCTTATGGAATGTACATAGACCTGGCAAtttggtacacgacacgaaaacacgacacgaacacgacacgaaaagtttcgggtttggttttcaatattcggtacacgaacacgaaagtacacgaacacgaaaatacacgttGAATTTagtgtcgggttcgggtttttattttatatacacgaaagtacacgaatgtacacgatatatatatatatatttaaaaaaataagtatatgttcgtgtatatatatatatatatatatatatatatatatatatatatttatatatataatatatatacatgtacaaatttttacacaattgtatacatatataaagatttaatatatatttcactatataatacataaaaatgcatatatttcattaaataatacataaaaaatgtatttttttaaatatattttaattattatatttatattaaatgtacacgaaaactacacgaaaagtacacgacacgTTTCGAAACGGGTACGGGTTTGAGATTAGGTACACGAATCCGAAACGGGTCGGGTACGGATTTCACCTTCAAGTACACGAAACGTGAAActacacgacacgaaagtacacgacacgacacgatTGCCAGGTCTAAATGTACACCTCGACGAAGCCCAACCCAACAATAGTTAAAAAGCCCAGTGAAAATCCCACAAGGACAACATCTGGGCTACTCATTGTTTAGCTCAAATCAACAGCGCCAGAACAATTACTACAAAATGATTACACTTAATTTTTGAAGTATGTCTAAATCAGTTGAGTACAATCTGAGAGAGTATTGCTCGCTATAAAACAAGACTAAAAAATTCTTAGTACAGTGAGTTATAAGTATAGAAGGTGGCAAAGATTGAAGATATACAAATGAGAAGTGAAGGGACTAAAGTGAAATTTAAGAACCTCGTCTCTCCCAAGAATCCGCCCAGAGTAATTGTTGCATCTGCAATCACTCGAGCCAGTGTCCCGGCTTCAGTTGAAAGCAGACCCCCATTGTATGTACCACGAGAAAGCCTCGATGACATGACACGAGATAGTAATGACAAATTCACACCTGGTACAAAGCATGAAGATGTGAGAACATTACCACAGTGCTTAATCTGATCAAGTATTTTTTTCTTACCTTCCAAGACTTCGGCAGATACAAAAAGAACCAGTCCTGCGATCACATACTGTGGCACAGAATACGGTAAAACTACGTTGAAGCTTATAAGAATCCCCACAAAAACCATAATCTCAGATGCTAGCAAGATTTGCCTGCAAAcatgataaaaaataataactaataaactgggatgtcattaaatatttttaattttgttcatACATGTCATTAAAATTATGATGCATCTTAGTGTATCGTCGTATTACCTGTCCTCGAACATATTGCTTATGTAGCTGCCAACAATAATGTTCACTGGAAGAACAGTTAGGCCAATGCTTGCCAGGAAGAGTGACACTTTGCCGGTTGACCAATGGAAGTAGTATGCAGTGATGACACTAGATTCCGAGAGTAATATCTCTACCACATATTTCAGCATGAAATATATCAACAGTTGAACCTAAGAAGACCATAATATTCTATGTGAGAGACCATACATACTTGATGCAGCTGTAGCAAGAatgatgatatcatttctatTTTCTGTCTTTCAagatagatatatatatgtaggggTGGCCCTGACTATAGGCGGACAAGACTTGCGTCTAGGGCCCTCAATACTTATGAGtctcaaaattttcagattttttatatataaatgtatgaaaTATGCAGAGTATACATCGATTAGGGCCCCAAAAACTGATTTTGACTAGGTACTCGCAAATCTCAAAATCACCCCTGTTTCTATGGAATAAAGTACCAAAAAAAAGAGCTCAcatattgaaaagaaaaaatgtAACTTAAAACTCGGTAAAGACTAATAGCATATGGCTCCGTAAGTATATAAAAATCAACTATCAATCTTTTAGTGCAATTAACATAGGTAACACTAAATGACCACAATGTACAAAACTGAATTCAGACTCAAAAATAAGCACACACCTTTACAGAAGGAGTAAGCAACTTATATGCTGATCTCATGGATTTGGCTGCTCCATGAGATACCTTTGGTGCTTCTTCACTAGCATCACATTCttgttcatcatcttcatcctgTTTATAGCCATCTGAACTCGAGAGAAATGGTTTAGCAAGACCCTTTTCCATCTCTTCATTCTCTACTGAGCCTGTGACAAGTATGGATTAGTAGTTAGTACTGTCGAATAGGTAAAAAATAAGTCTTCGCATCTTGACCAGTATCCGAGTAACTTAAAAACAATGGAAGATCTTTCATGAGCACGTTATTCAATCAGCAATTATATCTACATGAGACCTACTTAAAATTTTGCAGGTCACTCCTGCCAGCAGTATCTTGGAGCAGGACATGAAATTGTCGACTAGATAATGGTAACTCTCTATACTGCAACCATTTCAGTGAAATATAATCTCTTTATTAATCTATTAAGTAGACTTTCCCTGATGTCACACTCAAGAACCAAACACACCGAATTAAATTTTAACTGCATTTCCATAGTAATTCCTCTTCACAAGTTCCTAAAAAGTGCTtcacatattaaaaatagtatCATAATTCTTCAGCACCACGCTTTCAGAAGTATTATAGCTTGGTCTTGAGTACTAACACAGCTTACTAAGTTAATAGTCATAGCATGCCATGAAAGACGTCCAGACCAATTTCTAACTCATATGATGTAGTGAAGACGCGGGACAACTTGCTATGACAATAATAACATATTTGGAGTATGAACTTGGCTATCCTGATTAAGATATTTCATTCACAATATCTGAAATGAATCAGGACGAGGTGCAGGATGCAAATCAGCATATTACCACTAGCTTCTTGTGCTATACGAGTCTCCTCAATCTCGCGAGCAGGTTCTTTGAACGAGAGGCACAACCATAACAGGTAAAACAACCATGCCACAGCCATAACCCAACCGGGCAGAGTATCTTGGTTGACGGTGATCTTATGTAGTTTGAAATTAATTTGAAGTAATCCTGCAAGTGCAGGACCACATGCCATTCCCAAAGCACTGGCACTCACAAACCCTGCTGAAGCCTGCATGCGGATTTTAAGTGGTACACAATCACTTATATAACGACGGTTCACTGCTCGAGCAGATCCCAACCTGTAAATACAAGGGTCGGTAATTTAAGTAGAAAGATCCAAGAAACAGATTCACAATGAAAACTTAATTTGATTTAGGATGTGTCTAAATACTCACAGTAAACACGTAACCAGATTCTCTGATATATAACATTAACAATCAAAATACCAAGAATTGATGAATGGGAAAACAATAATTTGTTTtgctaataaaaaaacaacCCTTTTGTTATACTCGCCTTCAGAAGTTAAATACAACTCACAACCTATTTACCACCAGATTTGTAGACATTTGTGTGTGTGACAGAGCAAGAGGTGAAGGAGAAGAGCGAAGAAGTTAATTACCCACAAAACAGACGACCGGAAATAAGCAGCAGTAACGAATTGACGTCATAAGCTAGTGCATACATAATGTTTCCAACAAAAAGACAGATGCTACTAAATACGAGAGGCCTGAAGTAAGACTTGTTAGACCAAGCACTGAAATATACTGAAGAAAAAATCTGTGCAACAGCCATTGCACCAATGACAATCCCACAAACTGTTGGTGCAGCACCAAGGCTCATTGAGTAATCATCTGCTGTTGGAACGATTATATAGGTATTGACCATATAAAGAAATGTGTTTGCCAGATTCAGGAGAAGAGACATGAAATGATATCTTTCATCGTCGACAATTTCTTCTTCTGGAGTGGGCAACTCCTCTTGCATTATAAGTGCATGCTGCCCCAAGTACTCAAGAAAATTTGTTGAGTGATTTAATCGATCTGCAGCTGCTTTCATTAAGTCAACAACTGGATCCTGCAAAACAGAATTTTTATGTTCACTACCTATCTAATGTTGTAGCCTTCCCTGTGACTATATTGGTTTGTTCCTTTCCTTCTTCATTCCATTATAATTTGAAGTTAAATCGAGATGATTCATAAAGAGATGAAAAAACCTGAAGAGAAAGGGTAGGCTGGTCATATATTGACAAGTAGCTCCCTTGACAGTCCTGAAGATCAGAAAGATTGCGCGATATGGCCCCCACAACTGCCCCTAAACCCTGCAAGTTTGATTTTCTGTTATATTGGCTTCATTTATATTCAATTCTTTCCAGGCAAACAATTTTATCTAAGTTTATCTGCCCAggaacaatttttttcttaaagagaagttgttcaaatatcagtTACATGACACACACTCAAGTAGAGCATGATGGCTAATATAAGAATACCAAGAATATCATAACATGTTAACTTAACATTCTTACAACATGCTTAAAAACTTGCTGAAGCTGGGAGTAAGGATGATTTGCACGAGTTTTGACATAGTAATTGGTGAATTTATAGCCAAAGCGCTTGTCGAACTTCTTCAGGATCTTGCGTAAACCAATGGCATTTATCTCAACAAAATAGAGAAGCTGTAAAAGATCTTTCCCCACGCCTCTATATGCTTCTCGTAGCTCAGTTATTTTGGATAGGTATGATTGTGCTAGAAGAGATTCCTGCTCTTTTCCTAGTGCGCTGATCCTACTTGCAAAATGTCCTTGTTGTTCCAATATAAAAAGGACAGTTTTTTCAATCTGCAGAAGCAATTTCAGAAAGCATAACATATTAATCATACTGGAAAAAACCAGTGATGTCTTCATGGTGGATAATATATTGTGCACATATTTAATGCTCTAATCCATTTGAGTTGTATCacaaagaatttgaataagTATTATTAACAGCTAGAACATGAAATGTTTTAATAAACCATACCTGGCTGTCCAGCATTCTTGAAAAATCCTTAAGAACATTTTTACGATCAATtgatccaacttcaatctggcgcCCATATTGTTTCACCTTTTTCTTCATTAACTTGTAGTCGATGTAGTATCTGGATATTCCATTTGTGTTCACGATAAACAAAGTTGTAGAACATATCTATGTCTTTTTGATAATGGAACCATGGCATAAACATAATTTTCTCTTTATATGTATACGCATCATGTATGCTTACTGATCAACAACAAATTCAAATTATCCGATTAAGGTGCTCATATCTGTTCTGGTGGTTCACTCCCCTTCCGAATTTTTACTATGGTCTCACAAATATGTTTTTGTATGTGCTTTTGATATGTGTGGCTTAAACTTCACCAATCACCAACAAAAACTGTAACAActaatttttgttgtttaaatttatctgTATAGAAGTAATCTAATCCTGATTGAGCCACTTTATAATAACTAGTTAGAATCTGAATTAACAAGCTATAATCTTTTCATGCTATTTTTTTGAATGATCATATATAAAAACTGCTACTATTGATCCCTGAGGTTAATACCAGTATACCACTCTTATACATACTTTCACATTCCCTTTCAAATTCACTCACAACATCTCAATGGAAATGCATATGTTGCGCAACTAACAGTGAACATACCCTTGCCATTCTTGAATTTGTCTTTCCTTCAACTTCTTTCCAAAAGCAACCATCTCTTCCTGCATTCATAAAAAACCACaatgataaagaaaagaaaagacataTTCCAAGCAATCATATAACACAAACTTCTAATAACTTTTTACCGAAATAAATATCAATCCAAAGTCCAAACCACGACACCAAAGTATTCAGACAATATCTAAAAAGCCATGATTCTTTTCAAGATGTGATTGAA
This region includes:
- the LOC108208474 gene encoding SPX domain-containing membrane protein At4g22990, producing the protein MVAFGKKLKERQIQEWQGYYIDYKLMKKKVKQYGRQIEVGSIDRKNVLKDFSRMLDSQIEKTVLFILEQQGHFASRISALGKEQESLLAQSYLSKITELREAYRGVGKDLLQLLYFVEINAIGLRKILKKFDKRFGYKFTNYYVKTRANHPYSQLQQVFKHVGLGAVVGAISRNLSDLQDCQGSYLSIYDQPTLSLQDPVVDLMKAAADRLNHSTNFLEYLGQHALIMQEELPTPEEEIVDDERYHFMSLLLNLANTFLYMVNTYIIVPTADDYSMSLGAAPTVCGIVIGAMAVAQIFSSVYFSAWSNKSYFRPLVFSSICLFVGNIMYALAYDVNSLLLLISGRLFCGLGSARAVNRRYISDCVPLKIRMQASAGFVSASALGMACGPALAGLLQINFKLHKITVNQDTLPGWVMAVAWLFYLLWLCLSFKEPAREIEETRIAQEASGSVENEEMEKGLAKPFLSSSDGYKQDEDDEQECDASEEAPKVSHGAAKSMRSAYKLLTPSVKVQLLIYFMLKYVVEILLSESSVITAYYFHWSTGKVSLFLASIGLTVLPVNIIVGSYISNMFEDRQILLASEIMVFVGILISFNVVLPYSVPQYVIAGLVLFVSAEVLEGVNLSLLSRVMSSRLSRGTYNGGLLSTEAGTLARVIADATITLGGFLGETRFLNFTLVPSLLICISSIFATFYTYNSLY